A DNA window from Allokutzneria albata contains the following coding sequences:
- a CDS encoding amino acid adenylation domain-containing protein, with product MLHHLVIGAARRTPDAVAVRAGDAALTYRELDLLANRFARALRAAGVGRGDRVGIWAEKSPRVVAAMQAVLRLGACYVPIDPAGPAARAERILRDCDARLVVSDRPDAPFDIDAASAHESAEPLPDPDVGEHDLAYLLYTSGSTGEPKGVRISHRNALAFVDWAAEELRARPDDRFGNHAPFHFDLSVLDLYVAFRAGASVHLVPRGAAYAPELLVEFLIRERLTVWYSVPSALVLMIASGALAATPPRELRAVLFAGEVFPLPHLRTLRAALPRARLLNLYGPTETNVCTFHEVTEIPADRTRPVPIGRACSGATVRVREDTGELVVSGPTVMRGYWGHPDQEGPYATGDVVVLNDDGDYEFVGRRDNQTKLRGFRIELGEVEAVLCEHDRVEAAAAVVVGTGITAQLLAFVVGRGGGAPSLLELKAHCAATLPRHMIVDLVVGVERLPLNGNGKIDRRALTARAEHLLATE from the coding sequence GTGCTGCACCACCTCGTCATCGGCGCGGCGCGGCGCACGCCGGACGCCGTCGCGGTCCGGGCGGGTGACGCCGCGCTGACCTACCGCGAACTCGACCTGCTCGCCAACCGCTTCGCCCGCGCGTTGCGCGCCGCAGGGGTCGGCCGAGGCGACCGCGTCGGGATCTGGGCGGAGAAGTCGCCGCGCGTGGTCGCCGCGATGCAGGCGGTCCTACGGCTCGGTGCCTGCTACGTGCCGATCGACCCGGCGGGTCCCGCCGCGCGCGCCGAACGCATCCTGCGGGACTGCGACGCCCGCCTGGTGGTCAGCGACCGGCCCGACGCGCCCTTCGACATCGACGCGGCCTCGGCGCACGAGTCCGCGGAACCGCTGCCCGATCCCGATGTCGGCGAGCACGATCTGGCCTACCTGCTCTACACCTCCGGCTCCACCGGGGAACCGAAAGGCGTGCGGATCAGCCACCGCAACGCGTTGGCCTTCGTCGACTGGGCCGCGGAGGAGCTGCGGGCGAGGCCGGACGACCGCTTCGGCAACCACGCGCCGTTCCACTTCGACCTGTCGGTGCTGGACCTCTACGTCGCGTTCCGGGCGGGGGCCTCGGTTCACCTCGTGCCGAGGGGAGCGGCGTACGCGCCGGAGCTGCTGGTGGAGTTCCTGATCCGGGAGCGGCTGACGGTCTGGTACTCCGTGCCCTCCGCCCTGGTCCTGATGATCGCCAGCGGTGCTCTCGCCGCGACGCCGCCGCGAGAGCTGCGGGCGGTGCTGTTCGCCGGAGAGGTCTTCCCGCTCCCGCACCTGCGAACGCTGCGCGCGGCACTGCCGCGAGCCCGGCTGCTCAACCTCTACGGGCCGACCGAGACCAACGTCTGCACCTTCCACGAGGTCACCGAGATCCCCGCGGACCGGACCCGGCCGGTGCCGATCGGCCGAGCCTGCTCGGGAGCGACCGTCCGGGTGCGCGAGGACACCGGTGAGCTGGTCGTCTCCGGGCCGACGGTGATGCGCGGCTACTGGGGCCATCCCGACCAGGAAGGGCCATACGCCACAGGGGATGTGGTCGTGCTCAACGACGACGGCGACTACGAGTTCGTCGGTCGGCGCGACAACCAGACCAAGCTGCGCGGGTTCCGCATCGAGCTGGGCGAGGTCGAGGCGGTGCTGTGCGAGCACGACCGCGTGGAGGCCGCCGCAGCGGTCGTCGTCGGCACGGGGATCACCGCACAGCTGCTCGCCTTCGTCGTCGGCCGCGGCGGCGGTGCGCCGTCCCTGCTGGAACTCAAGGCGCACTGCGCGGCCACCCTGCCCCGTCACATGATCGTGGACCTGGTGGTCGGCGTGGAACGCCTGCCCCTCAACGGCAACGGCAAGATCGACCGGCGCGCGCTGACCGCGCGGGCCGAACACCTGCTCGCGACGGAGTGA
- a CDS encoding acyl-CoA dehydrogenase family protein, giving the protein MKPEDFRAAWRAAADSGLAGLCVPGRFGGGGLGAVDTAEAVEAAGRDAQDLGLVFGMMAHLLACAMPVAEFGSDELRAGVLPRLCSGEWIAGNAITEREAGSDTGKLSTTAVRTDDHYLLTGEKSFVSNATVADVFVVYAVTDPALGYLGISALLVERDSPGVTVGEPLPKLGLTGCPAAVVRFEDCPVPAANLIGREGSGAAVFRASMRWERTCLFAAYLGAMDGLLDRTVEHARSRRQFGRPIGANQAVSHRLADLKVRVESARALLYRACAAMDRGEVGDLDVAMAKLAVSEAAVEVGLAAVQIFGAAGYAGAGSVDALLRDAIGSTIFSGTSEIQRELIAKEMGL; this is encoded by the coding sequence GTGAAACCCGAAGACTTCCGCGCCGCCTGGCGCGCCGCCGCCGACAGCGGCCTCGCCGGGCTCTGCGTGCCCGGCAGGTTCGGCGGCGGCGGCCTCGGCGCCGTCGACACCGCCGAGGCGGTGGAGGCGGCCGGCCGCGACGCCCAGGACCTCGGTCTGGTGTTCGGCATGATGGCGCACCTGCTGGCCTGCGCGATGCCCGTCGCGGAGTTCGGCTCGGACGAGCTGCGGGCCGGGGTGCTGCCCAGGCTGTGCTCGGGTGAGTGGATCGCGGGCAACGCGATCACCGAGCGCGAAGCGGGTTCCGACACCGGCAAGCTCAGCACCACCGCGGTCCGGACCGATGACCACTACCTGCTCACGGGCGAGAAGTCCTTTGTCAGCAACGCCACGGTGGCCGACGTGTTCGTCGTCTACGCCGTGACCGACCCCGCCCTGGGCTACCTCGGCATCAGCGCGCTGCTGGTCGAGCGGGACAGCCCGGGTGTCACCGTCGGCGAGCCACTGCCGAAGCTCGGGCTGACCGGCTGCCCGGCCGCCGTCGTGCGCTTCGAGGACTGCCCGGTGCCCGCCGCCAACCTCATCGGCCGAGAAGGCTCCGGCGCCGCGGTCTTCCGCGCATCGATGCGCTGGGAACGCACGTGCCTGTTCGCCGCATACCTCGGCGCCATGGACGGGCTGCTGGACCGGACGGTCGAGCACGCGCGCTCGCGGCGCCAGTTCGGCCGCCCCATCGGCGCGAACCAGGCCGTGTCCCACCGGCTCGCCGATCTCAAGGTCCGGGTCGAATCCGCCCGCGCGCTGCTCTACCGGGCGTGCGCGGCCATGGACCGCGGGGAGGTCGGCGATCTGGACGTGGCGATGGCGAAGCTCGCGGTCAGTGAGGCGGCCGTGGAGGTCGGGCTCGCCGCGGTGCAGATCTTCGGCGCGGCGGGTTACGCCGGGGCCGGCTCGGTGGATGCCCTGTTGCGCGACGCCATCGGCTCGACGATCTTCTCCGGCACCTCCGAGATCCAGCGCGAGCTGATCGCGAAGGAGATGGGTCTGTAG
- a CDS encoding SDR family NAD(P)-dependent oxidoreductase gives MLIADHGGAVPPGLPELAAGRAFPGVVTGTPGPEGECAFVFPGQGSQWTRMARALYCSERVFRDYFDECASAFAPFVDWPWQAVLSGEPGAPGLDRVDVVQPMLFAVMVSLAALWRHHGIEPAAVVGHSQGELAAAHVAGALSLADAARVAALRGRALREISDLGGMLSMALPASAAGERIARFGDRLGVAVYNGPLSTVVSGELGALSDLEAECAATGIHARRVLIDYASHSPQVERVRERVLRELAPIQPRSSSVRFYSTVTADWLDTSSLDAEYWYRNLREPVRFEAAVRGLLASGHRYLVECSPHPVLTTAMQETVEATGTDAVCVGTLRREDGGRDRFHRSAAELYVRGRQVDWSPAFEGLGARRVKLPTYPFQRRRHWHRVSPPPGLDSTGHPMIGAVLPLPDSDEFVFTGELSTQAHPWLADHAVLGSPVLPGTAIAELAIAAGGRLGVPWLGELTLRTPLVVPEKASVPVRLRVGPADSTGRREFSFVSTEVHATGVFGPAPGEEPAALGAWPPGAEPVDLSGLYERFARLGCEYGPTFRGLRTMWQCGDEVSAEVQLPDTAPFPALLDAALHAAVAPGVLSGEAGLRLPFAWSGVSLRRPTGSILRVRVTPLGEDTFTLVATDPLGRVVARVDELAFLPLDRISLDTHEDLHAVVWEPFALPSDPPEAVVVDDLDDLPGPAPSVVVLRQSSTVDGDLPGRARRLLHSALGTAQSWLRAAEGRLVFLTRNAVASAEPDLEQAALWGLIRSARSEHPDRFALVDWDGHQESWRALAAAVAADVPELVLRAGEALVPRLRQVESAPLRLPPREEGPWRLESPRTGGLAELAPIPCPEAAAPLGPGQVRIEVRAAGLNFRDVLNALDVDLAGAGGPLGVEAAGVVAEVGPGVAALSPGDRVMGLCTGAFGPLVITDHRLVARIPDDWSFTTAASVPVIFLTAYHALVDLAGLRSGESVLVHAAAGGVGIAATQLARHLGAHVLGTASPSKWPALREAGFAEEELAGSRDLGFAQRFGTVDVVLNSLAGEFVDASLGMLRRGGRFIEIGRTDLRAPEGLDVDYRAFDLREVGPDRIKEMFAELLALFESGALAPPPLSVWDLRRAREALEHLRQARHVGKLVLTVPREFDPEGTVLITGGTGALGRLVAQHLVTEHGCRNVVLVSRRGQRPPDVDDRVHVAACDVTDPRALRDLLGSLPAPLTAVIHSAGVLDDGVLTGLTPERVDAVTRPKIDAAWHLHELCQDVSAFVLFSSVSGVLGVPGQANYAAGNAFLDALAEHRSCAGMPGVSLAWGFWATGTGMVGALDSADRARLARIGVLPFPPEHGLELFDLALAHGRPTLVPARLGTPPPVTTPQVELAPRGGDQLLELVREQAAITLGRPVADDTPFQEQGFDSLAAVELRNRINTAAGVRLPSTAVFAHPTPTALARHLTTLLAPPTEPGTAVPEPAPAGSIAEMDAADLIRLALGGSEGA, from the coding sequence GTGCTGATCGCCGACCATGGCGGCGCGGTACCGCCGGGCCTGCCGGAGCTGGCGGCCGGGCGCGCGTTTCCCGGAGTCGTCACGGGAACACCCGGACCCGAAGGTGAATGCGCTTTCGTCTTTCCCGGACAGGGTTCCCAGTGGACCCGAATGGCCCGCGCCCTGTATTGCTCCGAACGGGTGTTCCGGGATTATTTCGATGAATGCGCTAGCGCGTTCGCGCCGTTTGTGGATTGGCCCTGGCAGGCCGTCCTGAGCGGCGAGCCGGGAGCACCCGGCCTGGACAGGGTCGACGTTGTCCAGCCGATGCTGTTCGCCGTGATGGTCTCGCTGGCGGCCCTGTGGCGCCACCACGGCATCGAGCCCGCCGCCGTGGTCGGTCACTCGCAGGGCGAGCTGGCCGCGGCGCACGTGGCGGGCGCCCTCAGCCTGGCGGACGCCGCGCGGGTTGCGGCGCTGCGCGGACGGGCACTGCGGGAGATCAGCGACCTGGGCGGGATGTTGTCGATGGCCCTGCCCGCTTCCGCCGCCGGTGAGCGGATCGCCAGGTTCGGCGACCGGCTCGGTGTCGCCGTGTACAACGGCCCACTGTCCACTGTGGTCTCCGGTGAGCTCGGCGCGCTGAGCGATCTCGAAGCCGAGTGCGCCGCCACGGGGATCCACGCCCGCCGCGTCCTGATCGACTACGCCTCGCATTCCCCTCAGGTGGAACGGGTTCGCGAGCGCGTGCTACGCGAGCTCGCACCGATCCAGCCCCGGTCGTCGTCGGTGCGCTTCTACTCCACCGTCACCGCAGACTGGCTCGATACGTCCTCTTTGGACGCTGAGTACTGGTACCGCAACCTCCGCGAGCCGGTCCGCTTCGAAGCCGCCGTGCGCGGCCTGCTCGCGTCCGGGCACCGCTACCTCGTCGAGTGCAGCCCGCACCCAGTGCTGACCACCGCGATGCAGGAAACCGTTGAGGCCACGGGAACCGACGCCGTCTGCGTGGGCACGCTGCGCCGCGAGGACGGTGGACGCGACCGCTTTCACCGGAGTGCCGCGGAGCTGTACGTGCGTGGGCGGCAGGTGGACTGGTCCCCGGCCTTCGAGGGCTTGGGCGCTCGTCGCGTCAAGCTCCCGACCTACCCGTTCCAACGTCGGCGCCATTGGCACCGCGTCTCCCCGCCGCCAGGGCTCGACTCCACCGGCCACCCGATGATCGGTGCCGTGCTGCCGTTGCCGGACTCCGACGAGTTCGTGTTCACCGGAGAACTGAGCACGCAGGCGCATCCGTGGCTCGCCGACCACGCGGTACTCGGCTCCCCCGTGCTGCCCGGCACGGCGATCGCCGAACTCGCCATCGCCGCGGGCGGCAGGCTCGGCGTGCCGTGGCTGGGCGAACTGACGTTGCGCACTCCGCTCGTCGTCCCGGAGAAGGCGTCTGTGCCGGTACGGCTCCGGGTCGGTCCAGCCGATTCCACCGGGCGGCGGGAGTTCTCCTTCGTCTCCACCGAGGTGCACGCGACCGGAGTGTTCGGCCCCGCTCCTGGTGAGGAACCCGCTGCTCTCGGCGCCTGGCCACCCGGCGCGGAACCCGTTGACCTCTCGGGCCTGTACGAGCGGTTCGCGCGGCTGGGCTGTGAGTACGGACCGACGTTCCGGGGACTGCGGACGATGTGGCAATGCGGCGATGAGGTCTCCGCCGAGGTTCAGCTACCCGACACCGCCCCTTTCCCGGCCCTTCTCGACGCGGCGCTGCACGCGGCGGTGGCCCCAGGCGTGCTCAGCGGCGAAGCCGGTCTCCGGCTGCCGTTCGCGTGGTCCGGGGTCAGCCTTCGCCGCCCCACCGGGTCGATCCTGCGGGTGCGCGTGACACCGCTCGGCGAGGACACCTTCACGCTCGTCGCGACCGATCCGCTCGGTCGCGTCGTCGCCAGGGTCGACGAGTTGGCGTTTCTCCCGCTGGACAGGATTTCGCTGGACACGCATGAGGATCTGCACGCGGTGGTGTGGGAACCCTTTGCGCTGCCCAGTGACCCACCGGAAGCGGTCGTGGTGGACGACCTCGACGACCTCCCCGGTCCAGCACCCTCGGTCGTCGTGCTCCGCCAATCGTCCACAGTGGATGGAGACCTGCCCGGGCGAGCGCGGCGGCTGCTCCACTCCGCGCTGGGAACGGCCCAGTCCTGGTTGCGCGCCGCCGAGGGCCGCCTGGTCTTCCTGACGCGGAACGCGGTGGCGAGCGCCGAGCCGGACCTGGAGCAGGCCGCGTTGTGGGGGCTGATCCGCTCGGCGCGCTCGGAGCACCCCGACCGGTTCGCGTTGGTCGACTGGGACGGGCACCAGGAGTCGTGGCGCGCACTCGCCGCCGCCGTCGCCGCTGACGTCCCGGAACTGGTGCTGCGCGCCGGCGAAGCCCTGGTGCCACGGTTGCGGCAGGTGGAGTCCGCGCCGTTGCGGCTGCCTCCGCGCGAGGAGGGCCCGTGGCGCCTGGAGTCACCGCGCACGGGCGGCTTGGCCGAACTGGCCCCGATCCCCTGTCCTGAGGCCGCCGCTCCTCTGGGCCCCGGCCAGGTGCGGATCGAGGTCCGGGCGGCCGGGCTGAACTTCCGCGACGTGCTCAACGCCTTGGACGTCGACCTCGCGGGCGCGGGTGGCCCGTTGGGGGTCGAGGCCGCGGGCGTGGTGGCCGAGGTCGGGCCCGGAGTCGCCGCCCTCAGCCCCGGCGACCGCGTGATGGGCTTGTGCACGGGCGCCTTCGGCCCCCTCGTGATCACCGATCACCGCCTCGTCGCGCGAATCCCGGACGACTGGTCCTTCACGACGGCCGCGTCGGTGCCGGTGATCTTCCTGACCGCCTACCACGCGCTGGTGGACCTCGCCGGGCTCCGCTCCGGCGAATCGGTGCTGGTCCACGCCGCCGCCGGCGGGGTAGGCATCGCGGCGACCCAGCTCGCCCGGCACCTCGGCGCGCACGTGCTCGGCACGGCGAGCCCGTCGAAGTGGCCCGCGCTGCGCGAGGCGGGCTTCGCGGAGGAGGAGCTGGCCGGCTCCCGCGATCTTGGTTTCGCGCAACGGTTCGGGACCGTGGACGTGGTGCTGAACTCGCTCGCGGGCGAGTTCGTCGACGCCTCGCTGGGGATGCTGCGGCGCGGCGGCCGGTTCATCGAGATCGGCCGGACCGACCTGCGCGCGCCGGAGGGCCTCGACGTCGACTACCGCGCCTTCGACCTCCGCGAGGTGGGTCCGGACCGGATCAAGGAGATGTTCGCGGAGCTGCTGGCGCTGTTCGAGTCCGGGGCGCTGGCCCCGCCGCCGTTGTCGGTGTGGGACCTCCGCCGGGCCAGGGAGGCCTTGGAGCACCTGCGCCAGGCCCGCCACGTCGGCAAGCTCGTGCTGACCGTGCCCCGCGAGTTCGACCCCGAGGGCACGGTGTTGATCACCGGCGGTACCGGCGCGCTCGGCAGGCTCGTCGCGCAGCACCTGGTCACCGAGCACGGTTGCCGGAACGTGGTGCTGGTCAGCCGGCGTGGTCAGCGCCCACCGGACGTCGACGACCGGGTGCACGTGGCCGCCTGCGACGTGACTGATCCGCGGGCGCTGCGCGATCTGCTCGGCTCGCTCCCGGCTCCGCTCACCGCGGTGATCCACAGCGCCGGGGTGCTCGATGACGGCGTGCTCACCGGCCTGACCCCGGAGCGCGTCGACGCGGTGACCCGCCCGAAGATCGACGCCGCATGGCACCTGCACGAGCTCTGCCAGGACGTGTCCGCGTTCGTGCTGTTCTCCTCGGTTTCCGGGGTGCTCGGCGTGCCCGGCCAGGCGAACTACGCGGCGGGCAACGCCTTCCTGGACGCGCTCGCCGAGCACCGGTCCTGCGCGGGTATGCCGGGCGTCTCCCTCGCGTGGGGCTTCTGGGCGACCGGCACGGGAATGGTCGGCGCGCTCGACAGCGCGGACCGGGCCAGGCTCGCGCGGATCGGCGTGCTGCCGTTCCCGCCCGAGCACGGACTGGAGCTGTTCGACCTCGCCCTCGCGCACGGACGTCCCACGCTGGTGCCCGCACGCCTGGGCACTCCTCCTCCGGTCACCACGCCCCAGGTCGAGCTCGCACCACGCGGCGGCGACCAGCTGCTGGAGCTGGTGCGCGAGCAGGCCGCGATCACCCTCGGCCGCCCCGTCGCGGACGACACGCCGTTCCAGGAGCAGGGTTTCGACTCGCTGGCGGCGGTGGAGCTGAGGAACCGGATCAACACCGCGGCCGGAGTCCGGCTGCCGAGCACGGCGGTGTTCGCCCACCCGACGCCGACCGCCTTGGCCCGCCACCTGACCACCCTCCTCGCGCCGCCGACGGAGCCCGGGACAGCTGTCCCCGAACCCGCTCCGGCCGGCTCGATCGCGGAGATGGACGCCGCCGACCTCATCCGGCTGGCACTGGGCGGATCCGAGGGGGCCTGA
- a CDS encoding ArsR/SmtB family transcription factor codes for MGHDATAAATTRARLEAVGADRVATTLQALATPSRLLILARLREGALPATELAAEVGMEQSACSHQLRLLRNLGLIVGERRGRSVVYALHDHHVAALLDQALYHVEHLRLGLTDEV; via the coding sequence ATGGGACACGACGCCACCGCCGCCGCCACCACGCGAGCCCGGCTGGAGGCCGTCGGAGCCGACCGGGTGGCCACCACCCTGCAGGCGCTGGCCACCCCGTCCCGGCTGCTGATCCTCGCCCGCCTCCGGGAAGGCGCCCTGCCCGCCACGGAACTGGCCGCCGAGGTGGGCATGGAGCAGTCGGCCTGCTCCCACCAACTGCGCCTGTTGCGCAACCTCGGGCTGATCGTCGGCGAACGCCGCGGCCGGTCGGTGGTCTACGCGCTGCACGACCACCACGTCGCCGCCCTGCTCGACCAGGCGCTCTACCACGTCGAACACCTGCGCCTCGGACTCACCGACGAGGTGTGA